Genomic DNA from Setaria italica strain Yugu1 chromosome V, Setaria_italica_v2.0, whole genome shotgun sequence:
AAGGTTCAGATAAGAACAAATAGGATAAGTTGAAGGAAGATTTCAAGGCATGGAAGAAACATGATGAGGCAAACAGGGACTGGTTGGGATCCTATAAAGAATACTATTGCTATGGATGATgaatggtggaaaaaagctaGAGCTGTAAGTCATGCCAAATTTTGATATATATGATTTGCATATGTCAATTATGTTGGTAATACTTGTAGATAATAATATGTGTTGTTTTGCTTATTTCAGGACATTCCAGGTTGTGGAAAGTTTAAAATGAAGGGTcttgagaatgaagatgaattagCAAAGTATTTTGCTGACATCACTAATATTGGTATTGATCATTGGTCTCCTCATGTTGTGAATGTTGAAGCAATAGAAAATGTTGATGAGACACAAGATGAAAAGTAGAAATGATAGTGAGAGTGATGTCAATTATGTATGCCACATTTTATTTTTGTCGCATGTATGCTACATTTTACTTTGTTGTAGTTCATTTATGTATGGCAGTTGTATCTTACATTTCATTTATGTCAATGTTCACAGATGTCTTCAAGTGAGTCTGATGATTCTAGTGATGAtggagaatttttttaaaatggttgAGAGCAGTGCTAAACTAGCACAAAGTTATCATGACTTGTATATGGATAAGACACTGCCGAGGTTTATGTTTTCACAATAAAGTGGAATGGGATGGCTGATGGAGACGGTAAACACTCCAGGGAAGTGTCATCGAATGCTTCGGATAAAAGAGGTTATTTTTCATGAtcttcatgatgtgttggttgaAAGGTACGGATTAAAACCATCGAAACACATGAATACATATGAAATGCTAGCCATTTTCCTATTCACATGTGGTGGGTGTGAGTCAAATAGAAGAGGACAAAATAAGTTCAAACACTCAGGTGAAACCATTAGTAGAAAAAGTCATGGAGTTTTAGATTGTGTGGTTGTCATGGCACAAGATTTCTTGAGGTCAACAGATCCTAATTTTTGCAATGGGCACAAGAGGATTAGGAATGACAAGAGAGCATATCCACACTTTAAgaattgcattggtgcacttgatggaacccatattcgtGTCTTTATCACCTGAAGgacaagtgagatatattggtaagacttgaattgcaactcaaaatgtacttgccgtttgtgattttgatatgcgcttcacctatgtggctgcgggtcaaccgggttctttgcatgacacaagtgtattgtaccatgcattggaagcagatgtagatgtcttcccacatcctcctcaaggtaAATATTTTTCCTTATATTCTTTTTCATATTTGAATGCACAAACTTATCTTGTTTTACATATGTGTAGGCTACTATGTTGTAGATGTGGCTCCTAATCGTCCGGGGTACCTGgctccatacaagggtgaaagataccacttacccgagtggcatcgaggtatggaaccaaatactccaaaagagaagttcaaTCGTATACACTCATATGTTTGTAATGTTATTGATCCCTCATTTGGAGTAttaaaaatgaaatggcaactcctttacaagatgcccggttattcaatggtcacacaaaagaagattgttgctgcTACCATGGTCCTACACAATTTCATACGTGATCATGCTAGTGttgatgtggactttgctaattttgatagagatcctACCTACATGCCTACTATTCCGGAAAGGTACAACAAGTATGTCATGTCTCAACATGCCTCCGATGGATCAACTTCGGAATCAAGCTTTGTGACTATGGACACCTTTCATGATAGTGTGGCTACATCCATCGCCCTAGCatggaattagtgcaatgattattgtaatgaccttattttggaactatgaacttatttcaaaattttggtTCTAGGAAAATGacatgtaatttattattattttggacttcaCTACATGTactttcatttcatatttgtgataagtagttcaagtcaaaccaggggcaagaaaggcaatctactctcaaactcctcttttctggagctggggacaccctcccagccctcatcagacagctccaactccacccagaATTGGCTCCACctgaagttctggagtggagcagctccacctagaattggagtcatgccaaacagggcctaacgTACCGATCAAACTTCAGGAGCTGCCAACCTTCTCTTTTGCATCCATGAGCATGAGTAAATCCAACATTTGCGGACAGAACCATGATGAAAGAAAGATACAAATACAGATAATAAAAACACCAACTGTGAGCACCCGTTGTGAAGCAAAATTCAGAAGAAAGGGGTACATAATACTGCATTCCACATCAGATTCAAAGTGGATGCACAATCGTCAAGGCGATTAGATATACTCTTACAATAATGCGCAATAAGAGCAGCAGCCAACAAGAATACGAATCCAACGAGTTCTAGTACAATGCTCTGATAACTTGTTGCATTTGCACTAGTTACCCCAAAATCCTGATGTGTTTCGATGCCATCTCATACTatggtgtgtttggatggagggacagGACGGACCGGACAGGGTCATCCCGGATAATCCTGTCCCATCTCATCCCAgctcatgtttggttggagagatgaGTCCCTCCCTGTTTCGTGTTTGATTGGAGGGATGAATCTATCCCGAATGGTCCCATCCCATATTTGGTTGGAGTAATTGGGATGGATGGCTAGATATGATCACTCATTGTGTTCAATTGGTAAGGTTACCTCCTTCTAAGAGCAACGTAtagcagcaagtcttcgtttggaGTTGGTGCTGTGAGGATCGGTGGTTTTGACAGGAAATCCTTCAACTGCGGCAAAGCTTTATTCGCCTCTTTGGTCCATCTTGCcgtttgagtagtttgaagaagggaaggccccgttctccaagtcttgatataAATCTATTAAGGGTCGCCATACATCCTGTCAGCTTCTATACGTCCTTGATGTCGGATGGAGCTTGCATGTTGGTGATAGCGGTGATTTTCTCGGGatttgcttcaatgcctctatgggtaatgatgaacctgagtagttttccagaTGGTACACCAAAGACGTACtttgtagggttgagtttccaccggaacATTCGCAGGCTAGTAAAGGTTTCTTCCAAGATAGCAATGAGGTCATCCGAATTTCTGATTTTGACTACCATGTCATCCACATGCGCCTccatgttgcggtgtagttgtttctcgaagcacatctggaTTGCACGTTGATAGGTGGCTTCTGCATTCTttaacccgaaggacattgtcgtgtaacagaaagctccataaggggtgatgaacgcagtcttggcttgatcttcttccttgagagatatctggtgataccctgagtagcaatctAGGAAAACAAAGTAGCACGCATCCAACTGTAGAATCAACaacttgatcaatccttgggagcccaaaagggtcctttggacagtgtttgttgaggtctgtgtagttgaGGCACATCCTCCATTCGTTATTGTTCTTCTTACGGACCAGGACTGGGTTGGTGAGCCACTCAGGATAGAAAACTTCCTTTATGAAGCCTGCCGCGAATAGTTTTGCTAGCTATTTTTTGATAGCCTCCCTTCTGTCCTGGGCAAACCTTCGTAGTCGTTGTCTCTTCGGAGTAGCCTTAGAGTCTACATTGagtgagtgcttgatcaactccttgggcacacctggcatatCTGTCGGTTTCCATGTGAAAATGTCCCGGTTAGCCCGAAAGAAGTTGACGAGCGCATTTTCCTATTTAGCATCCAGCCCTGTggcaatcagggctgtcttgaaGGTGTCTCCGATCTCGAGGTCTATGGCTTTGAAGTTCACGTcgcttgccggcttgaccttggtagcTCCCAACTTGTTCTCTGGAATTTCGAGTTTTGTCGGGAAGAGTTTCTTCGAAGCagagaagacttgttgcattgaGTTGGGTAGTTGAGTAGTCACCGCAACCTCAACATTTTCTGTGTCACATTCATATGATCTTCACAGGTCTCCGTGGAGGGAGAGGACTcccttaggtcctggcatcttcagtagtaggtaaacatagtgtgggatGGTCataaatttggccaatgctggtcttccaaggatagcaTGATAGGAAGTCTCAAAATCCGCCACCTCGAACCGAATATACTTTGTCCAAAGGTAACTGATAAGACTACTTGTCCaagtggtatagccgcgttgcctggaacaatcccgtagaatggagagttcattgGGGCAAGCATCTCtgtgatgttgaggcccatcttctttagagTTTTGGCAAACAGGACACTGAGGCCGCTGCCACCGtcaatgagtaccttggtgaccCTTGAACCAGCAACAATCAGGTCCAGGACGAGGAGGAATTGACCTGGTTCTAAAAaatttgtccattggtcctttctggaGAAGGTAATCTGTACCTCAGACCACTTAAGAGGTGTGGGAGTAGTAGACTCAATGGACATAATTTCCTGTAGTACTAATTTCTAGGATCGTTTGGAGGGGGTGCCTAGGATCCCATCGAAAATAACGTTGACTGTCGTGGACGGAGTCTAGAACTTGCCCTTACCATTTTTGCCTTCATCTGCTTTGCCTTTTCCCTTGTCATTGGTACTCGAGGGTTCTGGCAACTCTTTCATTACCCTACGTAGGCTGTAACAGTCTATCGCGGCGTGTTTGTGATACAGGTaccatgggcattgcttcttcAGAAGCCCGTTAAATGCGGGCCTGTCTTCATGCCTGTTAGACCCTTTCTTGGTTGAGTTAGACATTGCCACGATTGTGTTGTCCAGCTCGTGCTTGCGATTTTGGTTCCccaagtagttatttcggtgaTCCCCGTTGCGGTTTCTATCCCATTCCTAGCCATTGCCAtagttgttgttgtcgcggccTCGATTGCAATTTGATTCAAATCGTTCaagttctttgtcttcttcatctgcccatgatTGGGCCATAGTCTTGAGTGATTTGACATCTGGAGGACGACGCCTACCGAAGTCTTGAAACATGCGGCGGTCGtagagaccattctggaagGTTTCTATCACATCTTGCTCCAAAATGTCTATGATGGTAGCCTTTTTGTCGAAAAAATGACGTAGATAGCTTCGCAATGTCTCGTCCCGCCGCTGCTTGACTTGTGCTAGGTCAATTATGTTGCCAGGATGTTGCATTGCTCGCACGTAGTTATTGGTGAAAGCTTGCTTCAAATCTTGCCAAGAGTTGATGGAATTGGGCTTCAATGACTCGAGCCACATCAGTGGCGCaatttccatgcatatggggaaatagatgacctttgtgtcatcGGTGCCCCCTGCGGCTTGAACTGCCAATGAGTGGCAGCGCAAccattgaactggatcttgcttgccatcatacttggagATGCCCAGGGTTTGAATTTCTCGGATAAGATTGTACTTCTGACCCAACTTGTAAAAGCTAGGAAGTTGTCATTGTCGTCGTACCTGTAGTCAATTTTGAGTTCTCATTCGTGATGCAGGTTTTCAATGATGTTGCGTGCGTCGCGATTGTTGTTTATCTTGTGTTGAAGATCCTCATCGTTGCGTGAGGGTTCAGGATCAGCCCTGTGGTGGCGCCGGCCTCCCATAGAGGCTGTCCGACTACCCTCTGGTGCATCTCTATTTTGCTGGGGCCTTCGAGTACATCATGGTTTTACCGTGGGCCTTCAATTgtacccctattttgtcgtggTCCTTCGATTGCACCCTGGTTTTGTCttgcatcttcatgtggttgggCTGAGGGTCCTGCATGGCCTCTGCTGCTTACATGTTGGCTACGTACTGATAGGGTACGAGATACTGACGGGATTGGGTTTTGTCTATTGAGTAGTTCGTAGGCCCGCTCCGCTAATTGTGACAATACCgtggtgtacttgtcttgtggcgTGGCCCGAGTGATAAGGTCAATGGAAGCAACGGGAGCCAAGGGTGTTCTATGCTGTCGTGTTTGCACTACCTCAAAGGCTTTGTCAAGGTTCATAATTGGGAGCTGTTTTGCCAATTGATGGCGTCGTTCTGCTCTCGATGCATTCCTTGCGCGCCTCCGGGTTCTTTGGCCTCCAGTTTCTTCTCCCATGACGTTAGTGGAGAGTTCATCTTatgagacatcatctgggtgatgcTCCTGTCGAGGGCTCCTCTCCGGTTGTCGTTGATCGCCGTCTTCCCCGTCAACTACTGCGATAAGGGCGAAAAGTTCCCTATCTGGGGAGTAGCTGCCCGagcttgaggtgatgacttctgtgGAGCCATCGTCTTCACGGACAGGCAACAGGAGTGTTCCTTTCTTGGTATGGGAGAACATCCAGGTGAGCGATGAGGTGTGATTCGTTGTCCTGAGCAAGAAAAGATGGCTTCATGTCCGGCTAgttacgaatctgccttgtggtgttgaAGTGATTACCAAGCCCTGCTGCGGCCCTGATAAAGGAGTTTCCTCAATGGAATTCGAGTAGAGATCAAAGTCGTGGTCCTCAAGCGCTTTCAATTCGGATTGTAGTTTGGACAAAGTTGTTTGATGGACCGATGCCGCGTTTCGAAGTTCAAACAGGAACTGGCTCAGAGTTTGATTTGATCCACACGATGGCTGGATTGCCTGCTCGTGGGAACCCATCCGAGTGGATGTAGAGTCCGAGTTGTACTCGAGCTCACTTCTTGTCAGATCAAAAATTTTGTTGAGTTTCTCGATGAAACCCTTTGTACCTTGGTAACGAAGGTTGATGTCGAGgggcttcttctccggggcctCTGCGATGTAGCAGTGGAAACTTCCAGCGCCGTCGGCGACGCAGATCTAGGAGTCGAAGACGAACGTCGCGCCAGCTTCGTATGCGAtcgtaggcttgatgatgagtTGAGCCATCGAACTCGCAAAGGAAATTTTAGcgactgcccctacctggcgtgccagctttcggtgtttaaacccggcaacctaccacgAGAGTATctgaggtagagttttggttggtgggtgtcgccaaaatcaagaactcgatggtgtacgtaagcacgcgatttagataggttcaggtcgccagatcgcgtaataccctatgtcctgtttgcTTGTATTAGATagggggtccttgcccgcccttatatactgggggagcagggttacacgGCGGTTGtcttacaagagtactagtcggattcgaagAGTAGTTTCTTTGTCCTCGACTAGTCCCTTGgactccatgtagactacaccgtctTGCACCGTAGCCTCCATGCCTGCTACGCCTCGGTGTACATCCCATATGTGGACATGTACAAACCTTCTGGtgagcccatagatgtatgcccgacagacTAGGGGTGGCATTTGCTTATCGATATCACGGGATAAATTGTCGTGCCCGAGTTTTCATTCTTCCTAATCCACTCatttacgtttccgcatttcatacatGCAACTTGAGTGGTTAACAGATTTTTGATAAGATttgctctaggttgcaaaacttatctTGGGTGGGAAGAATCATTAGATCAATCATAGGTTACACATCTAGATAGCATAATCTAGTTTATGCTTTGAAGCAAATAGTCAAAGTCATAGGTTAAAGTTTTTTAagtttgcctaattcaacccctccccttcttaggctacgagcaccgattttTTACACACCAACAGTGAATGAAAGGAGGGGAAGACTTTGGCCATAGTTGGTAAGAAAAGTCACCTTGCTGGTGGTGAAGAggagctcctcgccgcggtCGTGCAACCTGGCCGCCGTGCAGGCTCACCTGCAATGCAAACCAACCCATCCAAGTAGCGGCAAAACCCCGtcagagccacaacaaggcaaGTCCTATTGGTCAGTAAAACAAATCGGCAGTTGGTAATCCTTGTACAACGAGATCGACGGTCAGTTTTCCTGGCATCGCAATTCGATTAAACTTTTTTCTGCCAGCAATGTAAGAGTTCTCGTTCCCCGTTTGTTTCCAGACACCTGACTAGTTCGTGTGTCTTTTGTGCGCGTCCGTGTGCTCCTGGAATGTCAGCATCTCTGATGACAGGAAAGGTAGGCATGGCTCTGAATGATCACAGCATCAGTCCATGAAGCATTTTGCAAAGTGAGCTTGCGTGTAAGGCCGCGCCACTTGCATCCTCAATTTTAGGCCACAATTGGGCCACTGGCACTGAATATTGTTTCGGCCACGAGCTGGTCATGCATGATGCCAGGATGGCGACGTTACCCGCGGCCGCCATGCCAAAGCATGAGCACTAGTCGTCGTGTAGCCACACGAGTCCACAACTCACCAGTCTAAAAAAAGACCAAACTCATATTTTAAGACCCTTTTTAAAGTAAAATTCAAGTTAGAAAACATAGatgctccctccgttcttaaatatacgaCGCCATTggtttttttcatttgtttgactattcatcttttctacaaatatttttgcaaatagataaacctaaaagttaaatctaaagtgcatttgacaatagacataatgatacacattttattttagttaactaactcgttcaatagatattgATGGTCGAAATTAAAGTAAAAAGTCAACAGCGtcgtatatttaagaacggagggagcactTTAGTCGACGAGGATATCAGATATCCGGAGCCCTTTCTTTCATTTCATCAAAAGGTATTCTGTCATTAAGTATACATACAGTGTCACATCTTGAAATGCCAAATTAAGCCATGGCAGTAATGTTGACCCTTTTACAGCTTACTCCTCATTACATTGTAAGTGAAAACAAAAGGAACATACCGGTCTACAAACTGTCTTTTTAAATGGATAACATGAAGCTACATTCCGCGAATACCCGGTTCAAATCCAACCGTTGAGCTAAGTTTACAGAGCATCTCACAGTCACACCTGGAtgcaaaacaaagaaaagattttgaaaatggCTGGACGCTGGAGGACGTTGCTTATTCAGTCGCATCTGCACATCTCGCTATGATATGGTACAAACACCCTCACTCAGTTCTTGTGCTGCATCCGGCCGCTCTCTGCGCCGGCGTAAGGATCAATGATACAATTGATGACTGCTGGTTTCCTGGCGCGGAACGATTCCGAAAGGGCAGATTTAAGCTCGTCTGGTGTTTTCACAAGATAGCCTTTTCCTCCAAACGCTTCCATCATTTTATCGTAGCCTGCTGCTGGGACAAAAGAAGTTGGGGCAGGGTCATCTTTGTAGGGTCCAGTTATCTCATCAGGGCCCCTCCGGTCACCGCCGTAGACGCCGTTGTTGTTGAAAACAATTACGACAACAGGCAGCTGGTACCTCACCAACGTCTGTAAAATGAAAGGCACAAAAGTAAATAATTGGGATTTCTTTGTCTGGTACAATATGGCAAACTGGAATGATAAACATATTGTTCAGCAAGTTAAGGAAAATATTGTTCGACGGGACTAGTTAGAAGTTGGAGAAGCAAAAAagtcaaggaaaagaaaaatagatcACGTAAACCAAGCTGGTAGAGGAATAAGTAAATGTTacaaaaaaatgataaaaacaATGAAGCAAAATTAAGGTGACCTGATTAATCAGAGGTTTGGTGCTTCCTAGTCAATCACGCATAGACTTTCAAACATTCTATGGAGTTTTACTACTTATCCTAAGTATCAACCACAGCGAAGCCCTGAATTTGGGTTAATTAGAGGGCTAGTTGTGGCAAACATTTACTTTGTTGAAAATATCTGTGTGAAGCTAATCCATCAAGGGCATATAAATAAGCACACCCGTTTGCTTTCAAGTTGTTTTGACCCACACATCTGCCAGTTCAAATATCCTACTATTTCAACTAGTATGCAACAACACACAAATTCTAAAGCGGCTATAGTAGAAGAAAGAGTAACAAGATAACACCTACAATTCAGAGGTGCATCACCAATAACCTTATAATGAATAAAACTATATAAGTAAGAAGCAAAACTATAGACATATTCTGGTTCATCTTCTAAATTTATCATTTCTAAGCAGATTGCagacaaaattaaaaagaaTGCCCCAGGGAGTGGAATGGTTTCGCGTATCATTCATCAGATcatattcaaaaaaaattatggcGTGCAGTaatctgaagaaaacaacaaggCCACCATAATAAATCAAAATAATTTCATTGTTCAATTGGCAACACAGATGGATAACTGTCACATAAAACAATGCAATTTTAATGGTTGCTGCAAAATGTATAGCTTATGAGTAATGGTGCCCTCTGTGGTTCCATGTGAAATGTTCATTTTGTGCCAAGGGCCAATGAGATAACAGAGGTATAAACAgtacaaaaaaaatatgcatatatGGTGACTGTATGAAGCTGGAGATGTAGTATACGGAAGCATTCATATGCATACTGCCAAGTGTGCACTACAAACAACAAAATAATATATCCTGATAAGGATGGACCATTAGGATAACTCGATTGCTCATTTGTGGACAACAGCTGAATAATTATCCAATTCTGTCTATAAAAGCATATGTAACATTGAATACTTGTACTAACAGTATGAACTAGCACAATTGCAAAGGATAGACTCATACACAATCCTTGGGTAATTATTCAGAGACCATGCCATCTATGCATATACATTAGGTTACTTTTCTATTTCCCATGTAATTATGTGTCATTAACACCTGgaacatggcagcagcagcagcatagtTCGTATAAATAGATTATGGTCTCTGCAAGTATCTTAGCATTATTGACCCTGGTTTTCTCCAACCAGAAGAATGTTAATTTCACCTCACAATAACATGACGATAGCGAAAAAAGCGGCAGAAAATAAGAAAGGGCATGTTTATGCAACTAAACCAAATGAGTTATGAGATTTAACTATTTAACATTTCAATGTGGAACTGGCAAGTCGCATTCATACCTCAACCTCCATTGCACTGAATCCGAATCCGGAGTCACCCTCCACAGCAACCACAAGTCGTTCGGGTTCGGCTACTGCAGCTGCAATACAATACCCCAATCCGACCCCCATCGTCCCCCATGTCCCTGCATCCAGCCTTGTCCTTGGTTCATTCTGCACAAGCACCGCCCTGCCAACATCCATGGTGTTTGCCCCTTCCGAGACCACCACCGGAGCAGGGCTCCCCTCGGCAAGGATCGCATCCCTGATTATCCGCAGTGGTGTCATGAAATTGAACGGCACAACATCCTTCGCTAGCTGTGCCTCCATCTTAAGAACATTGTCCTTGGCCTTCTTGGTGATGGCTTCAACCCACGGGTGCGACCTTGCCAAGCAGAATGGATTGTCTTTGATCTCCCTATTGATCAGCTCAACTACCCTCTTGGCATCCCCAACAATCCCCACATGTGGCTTCCGGAGCTCAATCTCCTCCTCACAGACGTCCACGAGTATGAACTTGACATCCTTGGACCACTTGGGCGGCTCGCCAAAGTGAAGCAACCAATTCAGCCTGGCACCGACGACCAGAGCCACATCGCACTGGCCGATGGCGAGCGagcgcgccgccgtggcggaGAGCGGATGCGAGTCAGGCACGACCCCCTTCCCCATGGGCGTCGGGAGGAAGGGGATGCCCGTGGTGTCCACCAGCTTCTGGATGGCTTCCTCCGCGCGCGCGTACGCCGCGCCCTTCCCAATCACGACAAGAGGCCGCTCCGCACGGCGGAGCAGGTCGGCAGCTTTCTCGATGCCCTCATCCAGGGACTTTTGCTTGGGCGGGGAAGGATTGGACGCGGCtgactcggcggcggcggaggctatgAGATCCGCGGCCTCGGATTCAGGGATGGTTTGGTGGAGGACGTCGGAGGGGATGTCGAGGTAGCAGCCGCCAGGGCGGCCGGAGgttgcggcggcgagggcctGGAATACGAGGCGCGGGATGTCGGCGATGGTGGTGGCCTTGACGGCGAACTTGGCGAAGGGCTTGGTGGCGGCGATCTGGTCGAGCTCCTGGAAGTCGCCCCTGCCGGCGTCGGCCTGGTCGCAGGAACCGGAGACCATGAGGAGCGGCCAGGCGTTggcggtggcgtgggagacGCCCAGCGAGGCCCGTGGACGCACCCTGGGCCGGAGACGGTGAGGAGGAGGCCCGGGGTGCCGGTGAGGAAgccgtaggcggcggcggcgtagccCGCGGACTGCTCGTTGCGGAAGGCGAGGAAGCGgacccccgcggcggcggcgcgggaggcgagggaGGTGACGGGGATGCCCACCACGCCGAACATgtggcgcgcgccggcggccgccagcGCCCGGCCCGCGAGCGCGCTGCCGTCGACGGTCGCCGCGGCCATCCTTCCCTCCTGCCTGTCTGGATTACGGTGGTTGGGGAGTTGGTGCGCTTCTCTCTCGTATTTGTTGCTCCGCAATCGGAAGTGAAGTGAGCACGGGGGCTGCAGATGTTTGATTATAAAAGGAATGGAGGAGGAGTGCGGCGGCTGGCCGGCGAGGTGAGGCGTGCTGGTCAGATGACACCTCTGCTTGGGGGCAGCTGGCACCGGTGTACCTGGAGCGTTGTATCTGGCCAAacgggcggggccggccgaGCAGTCAGGCACGACCTCACgagtggaggagaaggaaggaggcggaggcgacggcgacccCGCCGGGGAAAGTGGCGGTCGTCGGTGGACTGCTGGTGCTGGGAGTCGACCAGTTCCAATCAGGGGGCCTATCTCGAACTTAACCAGAACACCCCTACATCGGATCGCGATCATCCATTTTAGGACGTATTATGTAAATATTTGATCCGTAAGTTTACCAAAACAACTCTAaatcggatcgcgatcaatatcaataatcgcgatccaaatcaaAATCCATTTTGCAAATGTTTGGTCTGAAAATTTACACAAGAACCccaatttggatcgcgattaatcaGATcacgattattaatcgcgatccaaatcagggaCCTTTTACAAATATCCCGACGAGCCCCGTGCTACCGCCAGCGACCATCTGCTAGCCCCGTGTCAGCCACCAGCGTTGCCTGCTAACCCCACCGGGAAGAGTGGGGCCCGAGTTGTGGAGGATCCGCCAACGACAATGAAGAGATTGGAAGCATCAAGTCGTCTGGGCAACACATCTGCAGCGTTGCCTAAGAAAATTGCAATTTTGCCATTATGAAATGTGAGCTTCGCTCATTTGCCATCCCGCAAAAGGGATTCGCCCGTTTGCCATTATGAAACTGGGCACACTCGCTAGAATGCCCTTTAGCTAACTTTTTAGCAAATTTAATCATTTTTTTCGCGACCTCTTTTCTTTCCCGGTTTGCC
This window encodes:
- the LOC101779082 gene encoding LOW QUALITY PROTEIN: 2-hydroxyacyl-CoA lyase (The sequence of the model RefSeq protein was modified relative to this genomic sequence to represent the inferred CDS: deleted 2 bases in 1 codon); the encoded protein is MAAATVDGSALAGRALAAAGARHMFGVVGIPVTSLASRAAAAGVRFLAFRNEQSAGYAAAAYGFLTGTPGLLLTVSGPGCVHGSLGVSHATANAWPLLMVSGSCDQADAGRGDFQELDQIAATKPFAKFAVKATTIADIPRLVFQALAAATSGRPGGCYLDIPSDVLHQTIPESEAADLIASAAAESAASNPSPPKQKSLDEGIEKAADLLRRAERPLVVIGKGAAYARAEEAIQKLVDTTGIPFLPTPMGKGVVPDSHPLSATAARSLAIGQCDVALVVGARLNWLLHFGEPPKWSKDVKFILVDVCEEEIELRKPHVGIVGDAKRVVELINREIKDNPFCLARSHPWVEAITKKAKDNVLKMEAQLAKDVVPFNFMTPLRIIRDAILAEGSPAPVVVSEGANTMDVGRAVLVQNEPRTRLDAGTWGTMGVGLGYCIAAAVAEPERLVVAVEGDSGFGFSAMEVETLVRYQLPVVVIVFNNNGVYGGDRRGPDEITGPYKDDPAPTSFVPAAGYDKMMEAFGGKGYLVKTPDELKSALSESFRARKPAVINCIIDPYAGAESGRMQHKN